One genomic window of Calditrichota bacterium includes the following:
- a CDS encoding NAD(P)-binding protein, whose amino-acid sequence MAKRVAIIGGGIAGLSAGIYLQRSGYDCTIFEMNKAPGGLCTAWNRADYIIDNCVHWLVGSSPASPLYQLWNEVVDLSQIQFVDFSELFRVEDTEGNQLVLFTDVDALEDELLRKAPEDSRLVRAFTKGIRNLTRYEMPVGKAPELMTWRDGLTELLRMLPHAPTLLRW is encoded by the coding sequence ATGGCAAAGCGAGTGGCCATCATCGGCGGCGGCATTGCCGGCTTGAGCGCAGGCATCTACCTGCAGCGCAGCGGCTACGACTGCACCATCTTTGAGATGAACAAGGCCCCGGGGGGGCTGTGCACTGCCTGGAACAGGGCCGACTACATCATCGACAATTGCGTGCATTGGCTCGTTGGGTCGAGTCCAGCAAGTCCCCTCTACCAGCTGTGGAACGAAGTCGTCGACCTTAGCCAGATACAGTTCGTTGACTTCTCCGAGCTCTTCCGCGTAGAAGACACCGAAGGAAACCAGCTCGTCCTTTTCACCGATGTCGACGCGTTGGAGGATGAACTCCTGCGCAAGGCCCCCGAAGATAGCCGCCTGGTAAGAGCATTCACCAAGGGGATCAGAAACCTGACGCGCTATGAGATGCCGGTTGGCAAGGCCCCCGAGCTCATGACCTGGCGCGATGGGCTGACCGAACTGCTGCGCATGCTGCCACACGCGCCCACCCTGCTCCGCTGG
- the cobO gene encoding cob(I)yrinic acid a,c-diamide adenosyltransferase translates to MAPARLLQGYVQVYTGDGKGKTTAAMGLVFRAAGHGLRSHVIQFMKGDIRYGEIAAARRLGGLVTITQMGRASFVDRDNPDPEDVRLAGEALRLARQSVSSGQFDLVVLDEVNVALDFGLIAVGDVLALIAAKPSHVELILTGRNAPQAILDAADLVTEMRCLKHYYDRGVASRRGIEL, encoded by the coding sequence GTGGCGCCCGCTCGGCTCTTACAGGGTTACGTGCAGGTCTACACAGGCGACGGTAAGGGGAAGACCACTGCCGCCATGGGGCTGGTCTTCCGCGCGGCAGGACATGGCTTGCGCAGCCACGTCATCCAGTTCATGAAAGGTGACATTCGCTACGGAGAGATAGCCGCGGCACGGCGCCTTGGCGGGCTGGTGACGATCACCCAGATGGGCAGAGCGAGCTTCGTCGACAGGGACAATCCTGACCCGGAGGACGTACGCTTAGCCGGCGAGGCCCTCCGCCTGGCCCGACAGTCGGTGAGCTCGGGCCAGTTCGATCTCGTGGTCCTCGACGAGGTCAATGTGGCCCTCGATTTCGGGCTCATTGCCGTGGGCGACGTGCTGGCCCTCATCGCGGCAAAGCCGTCCCACGTGGAGTTGATCCTCACTGGCCGTAATGCACCGCAGGCGATTCTCGACGCCGCCGATTTGGTCACAGAGATGCGCTGCCTCAAGCACTACTACGACCGCGGAGTTGCTTCGCGCCGAGGAATCGAACTCTGA
- a CDS encoding electron transfer flavoprotein subunit alpha/FixB family protein yields the protein MASEVLVWVEFKDGVIRRSSLEAIGAATQVAAQLKCTVAAAVVGNADQQAMQCLDEVGVSRVYKVEGVEYQQFEPCRYADALQAVVKQSSPGLILMAATALGKDLSARLAARLRSALATDCIGLEVNDGQISVVRPVYAGKLRAKVGLSGPSPIVTVRPNTFAVPAAQSNRQPEVTGISAELGAASRKVTVRETVYSTGEMPDVSEADIVVSGGRGMKGPENFAILEELAKLLGGAVGASRSAVDAGWMDHQHQVGQTGKTISPNLYIACGISGATQHLAGMSSSKCIVAINKDPEANIFKVADYGVVGDLFRVVPLMIAEIKKLK from the coding sequence ATGGCATCTGAGGTTCTTGTCTGGGTTGAGTTCAAAGATGGAGTGATTCGACGGTCCTCGCTGGAGGCAATCGGTGCGGCAACGCAGGTTGCTGCGCAACTCAAGTGCACCGTGGCGGCGGCTGTGGTCGGTAACGCCGACCAACAGGCCATGCAGTGCTTGGATGAAGTGGGCGTGTCGCGTGTGTACAAAGTGGAAGGGGTCGAGTACCAGCAGTTTGAACCCTGCCGCTATGCCGACGCGCTCCAGGCGGTGGTCAAGCAGAGTTCTCCCGGGCTCATACTCATGGCGGCCACGGCTCTTGGCAAAGACCTCTCCGCGCGCCTTGCAGCGAGACTGCGCTCGGCCTTAGCCACCGACTGTATCGGGCTTGAGGTCAATGATGGACAGATCAGCGTGGTGAGGCCGGTGTACGCCGGCAAGCTGCGCGCCAAGGTGGGGTTGTCCGGCCCTTCACCCATCGTCACCGTGCGGCCCAACACCTTCGCTGTGCCAGCTGCGCAGAGCAATCGTCAGCCTGAGGTGACCGGCATCAGTGCTGAACTGGGTGCGGCGTCGCGCAAAGTCACCGTTCGCGAGACCGTCTATTCCACGGGCGAAATGCCCGACGTCTCCGAGGCGGACATTGTCGTGTCCGGCGGCCGCGGTATGAAGGGCCCGGAGAACTTTGCCATACTCGAGGAGCTGGCGAAACTGTTGGGTGGCGCAGTGGGCGCGTCCCGCTCGGCAGTGGACGCCGGCTGGATGGACCACCAGCATCAAGTTGGACAGACCGGCAAGACCATCTCTCCGAATCTCTACATCGCCTGCGGCATCTCTGGCGCCACGCAGCACTTGGCCGGCATGTCTTCTTCAAAATGCATCGTCGCCATCAACAAGGACCCCGAGGCCAACATCTTCAAGGTTGCCGATTATGGTGTGGTGGGCGACCTCTTTAGGGTCGTGCCTTTGATGATAGCAGAGATCAAGAAGCTGAAGTAG